The Candidatus Thermoplasmatota archaeon sequence GCCCGCATTCCTCGTTCGCAGGTCGAAAAAGGGTCGCTTCGCCGCGCGCCTGCTCCGTCAAGGCTCGAACATCAATAGAGTCCGCAGGCGCCCGTGACCGCGTCGACGTCGCGCGCGTCGCCCGGGCCCACGCCGAGGACGGTGACGGTGCCGGGCTCGAGTTCCGTGTGGCCCGCGTCCGCGATGAGGGCCGTCGTGAGGCCGCGCCGCTCGGCCTCGAGCTTGAGGCGGTACAGGTCCTCGAGGCCCTGCGCCTTGACGACCACCTTCTTCTGGCCCTCCGCGTGCCACGCCTGGAACACCTTCGGCTGGTGCTTTTGCGCCTTGAGGGCGCAGTCGACGGAGGCGTGCCCCACCTGCGCCGCGAGCTTGCCCGGGCTGAGCTTGAGGTCCTTGCGGGCCACCACGACGAGCTTCATCTCGGGCATGCCGGGCCGGGAAAGCGCGGCCTTGCTCCTGAAGGTTCCCTTCGCGCGCAAGCTATTTGCCGGACCGTTCGCCTCCCGGCGCGATGAAGGACGTCCTCGTCGTCGGCGGCGGGCCCGTCGGCGGCCAGACGGCGCGGCTCCTCGCGGCGCGCGGACTCGACGTGACGCTCGTCGAGGAGCACGACCGCGTGGGCGACCCGGTCCAGTGCGCGGGCCTCTTCACGCCGCGCATCTTCGACCTCGTCGACTTCCCCCTGTCGCGCGTCCACTGGAACGACATCCGCGGCGCGAACATCCACAGCCCGTCGGGCCGGACGCTCACGC is a genomic window containing:
- the pth2 gene encoding peptidyl-tRNA hydrolase Pth2, whose translation is MPEMKLVVVARKDLKLSPGKLAAQVGHASVDCALKAQKHQPKVFQAWHAEGQKKVVVKAQGLEDLYRLKLEAERRGLTTALIADAGHTELEPGTVTVLGVGPGDARDVDAVTGACGLY